The DNA region AAGTCCGGGACCGCGTACCGGTAGTCGCGGTCTCTCTGCCTGCCAGAAGCTACGCGGCGATGTTTGCGGCCGTTGGGGTGGTGCGTTCGCGCGCCAGGATCAACACCATCGCCGACAACGAAGAGTACTTCGAGCAGCTGTGGGCCCTGGCCGGCAAAGGCGACCGGATACCTGTGGAGTACAGGGAGGCCGGGAAGCGCATCCAGGGCTACCTGACCGGGCGTAGCCAGGACGGAGAGGTGCGCCGGCTGCACATCGACCTCGGCAAGGAAGGCGTGCGCAAGATCACCCCCCAGATAGCCTCCAGGATCGTCCTCAAGGAGAAGATAGGCAAGCAGGGTCGGGGCAAAGCTAACCGTAACCCAGCTCTGAGCGCAGTACTCGATCTGCCGGACCTGACAGACTTCCTTGGGCGCGCTCGCCTGGACTGCATCATCGTTGCTCAGAAGAACGAGATCCGGCCAGAATCCGGACTCCGCATACGCCCCTACCAGTCAGCGAATATTGAGGTAGAGGTCAACGACATCCTGAGGGTAAAGGAGTGGTTAGTAGACTGGGGTGCCTATCGCACGCACATAGTCTCTGAGAGGTTGAGGGATAACGGCAGGGTTCCTCAGGAGAGCTTGCGACACGCTCCAGTCGTGATCTTTGACGGTGCCAAGGGGTTCATCCAGCGCAGGGGAGAGTTTACCGGGCTACCATGGCTGATCCTCCTGGATCGCACAGAACGAGGGTACAGAGACGCCGCCCAAGAGGTAGATGCCCTGGACAGCACCCGCGTGGGCGACGCGGAGAAGCTAAGGATACCACACATACCTCAGGGCGTGGAGCTAGTCGCTTTCGAGGTGCGAAGATGATAGCAAGGCTTACAGATGTTAACCGCGTCTACGAGCTGGCGGGACAAGCCAGGATACATCGCTACCGGATCGCCTACCAGCCGCTACGGGACTACGCACGCAGCTTGAGGCGGTTGATGCGCGCTGTGGGTGACCAGTATGACAGCTTGGCATGGAGGGAATTCGTGCGCCGGGCAAGAGGCTACTACCACAGGTGCCTCGCCTTACCCCTGCCGTTCCACCACGAGGCCCTGGGTGGGCGTGCGACGCTTGCAGCCTTGCAAGAGGCATTCGAGTCCCCCGAGATCCGCTACTCTACTCCCGCTGATATGGCGCTGGAGGTGATACAACATCTGGAAGATCTGGTAGCCCGCAGGGATAACCCCCTGCTGGAGAAGATCCTGGAGATAGCCGAGCGGGAACAGGGGGATATCGCCCTGGTTACAAGCGAGACAAAGATGCAGGACTCTATCGCTGAGGAGCTGCGCAGATATCAACAAACATCCGAGATAAGGGTCGTATCCCCGGAGAGGCTTCGAGATCCCACAGCCTTCGATGTCCTGTGCGTGCTGGGCACGGCATCCTGGTATGAGCTGAGGGAGCAGGATTATATATTCACGGCTCCGAGAGCCAGGGAGATCCATCTACTGCGCTACACCTTCCAAAGAGATAGTTGGGAGGAAGACCGATCGTTCACGCGGCTCAGCAGAGGCAGCAGGGAGAAGCCTCAACTGCTGCCGGATGAGCCCCAGGAGGAGTACGTGGAGATCGAGCCTGAGCTCCCCAGCAGAAGCGTCGTGGAAATAGCACGAAGGTCGGGCACCGACGAGCGATACGAACAAGAGGTGCCCGCGTTCGCAGTATACCTTGAAGGGGAGCGGGCAACTCTTCTGGAGGACGACGACAACGCCAGGGTGTTCATCATCGATCCCAGGGAAGAAGGGGATGAACGCGTCCAAAGGATTCCATCCACGAGCGTAGAGCCAGGAACTTTTCTCTTGCTACGCATCGACTCTAAAGAGAGGGATTATATCTTGCCCGTCGCCAATGAGCTGCTCGGCTCGGACGCCGAGGTGCTGCGGCAGGCACAGCGCAGGTGGAAGGAGAAGCTGCGCGAACGGATCAAAGTGTACGGGCACACTTGGGTCGCCGAAAGAATTAAGGAGTCGGGATGCGAGATATCCACCCCCACGAACGTCCGCAACTGGGCTTCCGAACGTTTCATACGTCACAACGACAAGCAGCACTTTGTAAGCGTGATGCGATACCTGGGGTTCGGGCCTGAGGCCGATGAGCTGTGGGAGATGATGACCAGGATCAGGCACGCTCACCAGGAGGCCGGGCACAAGCTGCGCAAGATGCTGCTTCAGCATGTGGCATCGATGGACCTGTCCGCCCTGCTGGACAAGGGCTACATGGAGTTCAATCTGCCGGAGTACCAGGACTTCCGGATGGGCGCCTTCCGGGTGATAGAGGTAGACCGGAGATCCGAGGAGGTGCCTGAAGCACAGATCGGCAGGTTGATAGATCTCGAGTAAACTAGCTGGAGGGAGCGATGGAGCCATATCAACTGTATGATCCCACACGCAACCGGCAGATGACCGGCAGGGAAGCCAGGGACAAGCTGTACGACTTCCTGCGCAGAGGGCTAATGGGACCTGCCCCCTATGGTGCTCCTCTGGACATCAACCAGCCGATCTCCTTTCAGTCCTGGGAGGAAGCCGCTGGGCCCTGGGTACAGCAGGGCACCGGCGAGGAGATCCTGTGGCGCGACCCGCCACTGGTACGCTACAGCGTGGGAGTGCTCTTCCCAAGGGACATGCCCAGGGATGAAGTAGAGCAGGAGCTGGAGGAAGCTGCGGAGGAGTGGGCTACTTCGGAGGCAACTCCTCCACAGAGCCGGAACCATGACAGCAGTAGCAGGGGAGATATGGACCAGGTGTCGAGCGACCCCCTCGAAGAGGATGAAGAAGGCGATATATCTCTCTCGAGATACAGACAACCCTCGAGCATGGGCATCAGCTTACTGGCGAGGCTCCGCCGCGGCTCCCGCCTGGTGGTCACTGTTACCGGGGGGCAGTACTCCTTCCTGGAAGCCCAAGTGATGGGCCAACAACGTGCCATGTACCTCAGGCGACCGGTCACGCTGTTGGCCGAGGCCGGACCTGAGGACATAGCTCAAAGGGGTATCCACAAATTGGTACCAGCCGCAAGCGAGACCCATGGCCTCGAGCTCGAGGTGCTCGTTACCTCGCGCCCTATGCGGGACGACCAGTACCTGCTGACCGTGTCGCTAGTCAATAACACTCCTTACGATCACCCCGGCAGCGATGAATACAGGCGCTACAAGTCCGAGAGGTGCCTCTTCCAGTCAAGCTTAGAGGTCGAGGTGCGGGGAGATGGTGATTCGGGCATACTGCCCTACCCCTCCAGAGAGCTGCAATCGATGGTCGACGATGAGGAGGAGTCCATTAGGCTACTGTACCGCAAGCACCAAATCTTCGGTGTGGGGCACGGCTGCGCTGCCGACTGGGAGCTGGACCCCTCAGGCGAGCGAGCGCGCAAGGTCATGGCCGAGTGCATGCCCAAGGTGGAGGTGCCGAGCGTCACCCCCGACATCCGGCTGGAAGACGGCTCGCTGCTGGAGATACCTATGGCGCCGCTGGCGGGACTGGTACCAGGCGACGACGGGCTGCGCTCGCTGGAGAGGATGCTCGACCTCTACGCCAGATGGATCGCAGATCGCAAGCGGGAGATCGAGACGCTGGAGGACACATACCAGGAGGCAGCCTACAGGCACATGGAGGAATGCGAGCGCTGCCTGGCTCGCATGCGAGAAGGTCTACGCTACCTGCAGGAGAACACCATGGCCAGAAGGGCCTTCCAGCTCGCCAACCGCGCCATGCTCCTCCAGCAGATAACGTCCCGCAGGCCGACTCGCGCGGCCACCATCACCGAGGATAACCGCCTGCAATTCAGGGGTGAGTACGTCCCCCCGGATCCCGCATCGCCAGGAAGGGGTATAGGGAGGTGGCGCCCCTTCCAGGCAGCTTTTATCCTGATGAATCTGCGCTCCATCGCCGAGGGGAACCACCCCGATCGCGAGACGGTGGAGCTGATATGGTTCCCCACTGGCGGAGGCAAGACCGAAGCTTACCTCGGGCTGACGGCGTTCTCGCTCTTCCTACGCCGGCTCAGGGACCCAGAGGATTGTGGGGTGCACGTGATCATGCGCTATACCCTGAGGCTGCTCACCACTCAGCAGTTCCAGCGTGCTTCGAGCCTCATCCTCGCCATGGAGAAGATCCGCAGGGAGAACCCCGCAGAGCTGGGGCAAGAACCCTTCTCCATAGGTATCTGGCTTGGCCAAAGCACAACCCCCAACACCCGTAAGGACGCCGTTAGTAGCTTAGGTCAACTGCAAAGATCTGACAAAAGCACCGAGAATCCCTTCCTCCTGCAGAAATGCCCCTGGTGCGGCGCACAAATGGGGCCCATAGATCGAGGTAACTCCAGCAGGAGGAGAGGGAATAACACCAGGCGAGTGCTGGGTTACGAGAGGATAGGCAATACCGTAGCCTTCTGCTGTCCAGATAAGAGCTGCGAGTTCTCGGACAGGCTGCCAATCTACGTCATCGATGAGGACATCTACGAGTTTCGCCCATCGCTCGTGATAGGCACAGTAGATAAGTTCGCCATGCTGGCTTGGCGCCCAGAAGCCAGGACCCTATTTGGGTTGGACGATCAAGGCCAGAGGATTCTATCTCCACCAGGGCTTATCATCCAGGACGAGCTCCACCTCATATCCGGTCCCCTCGGGTCCATGGTGGGACTCTTCGAGGCCGTGATAGAAGACCTCTGCACCGACAGGCGCGGCGCCCAACCCATCAAGCCCAAGATCATAAGCTCCACAGCGACGGTACGCCGCCACAAGGAGCAGATCAAAGCGCTGTACAACCGCGATCGGGTGACCCTGTTTCCGTCACCCGGGCTGGAGGTGAACGAGTCATTCTTCAGCAGCATAGATAGAATGGATGATGGCAGCCTGGCCCCCGGCAGGATGTACGTGGGAGTGTTCTCCCCAGGCACCAGGTCCCTGGTCACCACCAGCGTGCGAACCTTTGGCTCGCTGCTGCAGGCAAGTTACGAACTGCCTGAAGACAAGCGAGATCCCTGGTGGACCCTGATGATCTTCTACAACAGCCTAAGGGAGCTGGGAACCGGTCTGTCCCTGTTCGACTACAGGATCGGAGAGTACATGAGGGCGATGAACAGGCGCCGCGGCCGGGAAAACAGCACACGGTTCATCTACCGCAACAGAGTCATCGAGCTCACCAGCCGCATCCGTAACGACCAGGTCCCTCAAGCGCTCGAGGAGCTGGCCAGAAGATACAGTCCTGCGGACGAGAGGAGCGATGGGGTCCGTGCCCTGGATGCCTGCCTGGCCTCCAACATAATCGAGGTGGGGATCGACGTAGAGCGGCTGTCGCTCATGGCAGTGGTCTGCCAACCCAAGGCCACGGCCCAGTACATTCAGGTGACCGGACGTGTGGGGCGCCGCTGGCGAGACCAACCAGGCCTGGTCGTGATCTTATATAATCAGGCACGTCCGAGGGATCGCTCGCACTTCGAGCACTTCCGTGCCTACCACGAGCGCCTGTACGCCCAGATAGAGCCGATGACGCTCACGCCGTTCTCCCAGCCGGCGATGGAGCGGTCGCTTCACGCCGCACTCGTGGCCTATGTGCGGCAGTACAGCAGGATCGACCAGCCTCCTTCGCCTGTGCCTGAGGACCTCATAGCCAGCTTCCGGTCACTTGTGCGGGAGCGGGTTAGGTCGGTGGACCCAGATGAGCTGCCTGCCCTGGAGAAGATCCTGGAGATGCGCCTCAGGCAGTGGCGGGCCTGGGAACCCGAGCACTGGGAGGTAAAGAAGGACGATCTGGGACTCATGTACCGTGCCGGAGAGTACATCGATCCCGAGATAGCCAGCATCTCCTGGGAGGTACAGCAGTCGATGCGCAGCGTTGATGCTGAGTGTAGATTAAAGATCACATACAGCTACATCAAAGACTAAGAGCTCAGTGGATCGAACATCTTGGAGGTCAACCAGTGAACGAGGCACCCATACGAAGAAGACAACTCATCACGACTTCTGGCGTGGGCGGTATGATCACAGCCCCGGACGGTACATCCCTGCTGATCGCCGGCCTGGACCACTGGTACGAGAGCCGAGACGGCGAGCTCAAAGAGGATGAGTTCGTGGTCCGGGAGTGGAGGCTGGAGCGCTTGTTAGGGGTCAGCCACTTCCGTCTGCCCCCCGATTTTCGCAAGGGAGGGGGTGACAACCTATACATCAGCATACCGGCGCTGCGCTTCCCAAGGTGGCATAGATGCATCCTATGCAATAAGCTGGTCAAGCGCAAACTAACCGACTCCTCACGGGACAGGGATCACAAATGTCCAAAGAACAATTACGGTCCATGCCGGCTTTACCAGGTGCCAATGGTCGCCGTGTGCCCCAAAGGACATATGGAGGACTTCCCTTTCGTGGAGTGGGTGCACAGGACTTTGCATCCCACCTGCCAAGGGCCGCTTAAGATGTACGCCACTGGCACGGGGTTCTCTCTAGGTTCCATAGAGATCAGTTGCGAGGGGTGCGGCAAGAAACGCACCCTCTATGGGCTGGTGGGATCAGACGTCACCCGTCGTAGTATAAGCATCTTGGGCAGTAAGCAGGATATACAGGACACAAGCGACATGGACGTGGAACCTGGTAAAGGCTACACGTGCCGGGGTCACAAGCCATGGCTGGGGGATGGAGTCCCTACCAGTGGGTGTGGCGAAGACATGTCCCTTTCCATGCGCACCTCCACCAACGTCTACTTTCCTAACACCATCGCCTCGCTCTTCATCCCCAAGGACACGGATACAGACCATCTACGCCGGCTGCTGGAATCCCCCTCTTATATAAGGACCATAGAGACCCTGCTGCGTGCGAATCTGAGACCCAGCGCGCAGCTGCTGAGAAGGCATCACCGACCTGATCCCCTCGAACCATACACGGACGAGGATATAGACGCAGTCCTTGAGCAGATCATTCAGGAGATGAACACTGGGCAGCCGGACACCAAGCCCGAGCCCAGTGGAGAGGCAAGCCTGCTGCAGTCTGAGTACCAGGTCCTCAGCAGCGCCAAGAGCAGGAAAAACCCATCAGCAAAGGCTCAGGAGCTCATCACCGAAAAGATGGATCTGGACGCCTACGATGCGAAGGTAGCCGAGTACCTCGAGAGCGTGGTGTTGGTCAAGAAGCTCAGGGTCACCCGAGTGTTCGTAGGCTTCAGCCGCTACGAGTCCTTGGAGATCGAATTCGACCCCAGCATGCTCTGGCGCAACCCCCCTGATCCAGAGAATAGGTGGCTGCCGGCCGACGTCAGCTACGGTGAGGGCATATTCCTCGCGCTCAACAGCGGCAGGTTGCAACAGTGGGAGTCGGCAGAGACTGTCGGTCAGAGGGTAGAGCGGATCAAGGCTAACCTCCGCAGATTCCGAGGCATGTCCTTCCTCAAACGACACGCCCATCCCAGGCACGTGCTCCTGCACACCCTGGCCCATCTGCTCATGCGCCGCCTGGCATTCGAATCCGGCTACAGCCTCACATCCCTGCACGAGAGGATATACAGCGAGGGTGACATGGCTGGCATACTCATATATACCTCTGAGGGGGATGTCAAGGGAACGTTGGGAGGATTGGTGCGCATGGGACTTCCCCAGAAGCTCGAGGGAATATTCCTGCGCGCGCTGGAGGAGGCCACATGGTGCTCCTCAGATCCTGTATGCATGGAGTCGGTAGGTGGCGACGTCTTGGGGCTGCCTAGCTTCAACCTGGCGGCCTGCCACGCATGCGCCCTCCTGCCGGAGACCTCTTGCCAGGAGATGAACCACCTGCTGGATCGCGCCCTTGTGGTGGGCACGCCCGAGGATCAAGATATAGGCTTCTTCAAGGATTTGGTAAAAACCGCTATCGGCATAACCTAGAGGATGGTGCAGCCCGATAGATGGGGCTGCACCATCGCACTTCACCGGCGACATCCCAGGGGGAATAGCCTACATGAGAGGCCTGCCCCAGTAAGGCGGGACCACGCCCAGGTCACACAGCACATCGCGCAAGTACCACCAAAACTCGTCCGTGTCCACAAAATCAAAGCCCTGGGTCTCTATGGCTACCTGCTGGAGCACGCTGTAGTTACGATCGACGTTCACCTTAACGCGGATGTTGTAGTCCTTCAGGTAATCTATCACCATGTGCTGGAGCAGCAGGAGCTGGAAGTCATCGGTTATGCCTCCGATCAAGGTAAGCGTCAACACGCCCTGAGGCTCGTGCATGATCACTAGATCGTCCTCGCGCCCCCACATAACACACCTCCCTATAAAGCCCTGGGTGGAGTAACCCCTACCCTAATTTCTATTGTCCACCACCCCCGTGACAGCTATTATGTCAATGGGGCAATAGAGGCGCGAAGGCTCACCTCGTGGAAGCTAGGGAATAGAAGTACGGCGGCGTCCCTGAGCTACCTTGGGAATAGCTTCCACAGGCTGGCTGAGGACCCTGTCGTACACGGTAGCGATGCCTCCGAGGACGCAAGACTCCCTGCCCAGCGCTGCCAGCTCCAAGCGCAGGGGCTGCACCAGCCACCTGAGCCCGCGATGCTCCAAGGTCTCCCGTATGGTCGGGAGCATGAGATCTCCCCCCATGCTCAGCATCCCACCCAGCACTACGATCTCAGGATTGAGCACGTTCACCAGGTTGGCTATACCAAGCCCCACGTCCCGAGCGACCTCGTTGAGCACCCCCCGCGCCAGGCGATCGCCTGCGCGGGCGGCCTCGAGCACCGTAGGCACCGTGAGGTGATCATCCCGAGCCCAACTCGGGGTCTCGCCTGCACGCCGCAGCGCCTCAAGCATCCGGCGCACGAGAGCACTCTCGCTAGCCAGGGTCTCCCAGCAACCCCTGTTACCGCACCCACATATGGGACCGTCTTCGACCATCGTCATATGGCCGACCTCGCCCGAGAAGCCCATCGCACCGCGCATGATCTGGCCGCCAAGCACGATCCCCCCGCCCACCCCTACTCCAGCGCTTATGTAGAGCACGCAGTTGTAGCCGCGAGCGACCCCGAAGTAGCTCTCACCCAGTGCCGCCATGTTCGCCTCGTTCTCCACGTACACGGTGAACGGGAAGCGCTCCTCGAACATCGATCGAACAGGTACGTCCCGCCATCCCAAGTTGGGCGCAAATAACAGGTGGCCTCTGGGCACATCCACCAGCCCGGGCACACCCACGCCCAGCCCGAGCACCTGCCCGTATTCCTTGTCGGTAAGCTCTACACCCTCTTGTATGAGGTCCGCAGCTAGCCCGAGCACCTCCTCCGGCGACTTGCCATCTGTGAGCTCAACCCAGCGCTTCCATATGATTTGTGAGCTGAAGTCAGCAATGGCCAAAGCTATGAAATCCACCCCCACTTCCATCCCAATGATCCGTCCAGCATGCGGATCCAGCTCCAGCAGCCTGCCCGGCCGTCCCACATCATCCGTGGCCTCTATGCCCACCTCCCACACAAGTCCTGCGCGGGTGAGCTCGTTGATGAGGCTGGATACGGTGGCCCTGTTGAGGCCGGTAATGGCCGCCAAGGATGCCCTGGAGAGGGGTGAATGCTCCCGTAGGACGTTGAGGACTATCGAGAGGTTCAGCTCCCTCACCAGGGCCTGATCACCCGTATGCTTACCCGTAGGCAATATCCTCCACCCCCTTCGCTGTGTTGAGTCTGCACTCCTGCGAGCAGCTTAGGACAATTATAATGCCTGCCTACCGCAAGTCATCATCCCTTGACAGCCCCAGCTGTCAGCCCAGAGACTATGTGCCGCTCGGCGAATAGGTAGAAGATGATCGTAGGCACTAGCGACAGAGTCACGAAAGCCAGCACCATCGCCCAATCTGTGCTGTGCTGGCCCTGGAACTGCATGATCCCCAGCGGCAGGGTGTAGTTCTGCTGGCTGTTGAGCACGAGCAGAGGCAGGAAGAAGTTGTTCCAGCTAGCAACCAACGTCAGCACGAACACTGCAGCCAGGGCCGGCCGCACCAGCGGGAGGAGGATGCGCAAGAAGAAGCCTACATACCCCACACCGTCGATAAAGGCCGCCTCCTCGAGCTCCTTGGGTACAGCGGCAAAAAACCCTCGCAGGATGACTATGTTGCTGGGCAACCCGAACGCTACCTGGGGCAACACCACCGCCCACAGGGTGTCTATCAAGTGAAACTGACGAAGGGTGATGTAGAGAGGCAGGATCGCCACGGCTATAGGGAAGAGCAAGCCCAAGGTGAAGAACCCAAACAGCAGCTCCCTGCCTGGAAACTGGAGACGCGAGAAGACGAAAGCTGGCATGCTGGACAGCACCAGCACACCGATGGCCGTCAGCAGCATGACGATCGTGCTATTGCGCAGCTCCTGCCAGAAGGTGGGCTCGGAAAGCACCGAACGGTAGTTGGACCATTGGGGAGTGGACGGTAGCCCGAACGGGTTGGCGAACAACTCAGCGTTCGTCTTGAGACCCCCTAGTGCCGCGGTCACCAGCGGGACCAGCACCAGTAATGCAACGAACAAGCAGAGCCCGAACCTGATGAACTTGAGCGCCTGCCTGGAAGCAGGCGGGGAATAGCTAACACTTGCCACCACACACCTCCTTAGGAGTAATCCCTGCTCATTATCTGGCGCTGATAGAAGATCGCGAACGCCAGACAGATCACGAACAGCACCACGGCCACAGCCGAGCCGTAACCTATGGCAAATCTCTGGAAGCCAAACTTATATAGATAAGTGGCCATCGTCTCGCTGGCGTTGACGGGACCGCCTGTCGTCATCACCCATATAAGGTCGAATATCTGCAGCGAGCCCAGCACCGAGAGGAAAACGCTCAGGCGGATCGTCCTACCCAGCAGCGGGATGGTGACATAGCGCAGCTTCCGCCAGGTGCTGGCGCCATCGATCTCAGCTGCCTCCTCCAGCTCCGAGGGTATGTCCTGCAGTCCGGCCGTGTACAGGATGAAGTGCAGACCAAAGTACTTCCAGGTGATCACCACGAACAGGGCGTAGAGGACGATACCTGGATCTCCTAACCATCCTATGGGCTTGAAGCCCGGGATCACCGCCCCTAGCAGGGCGTTCATCAACCCGTTCTGAGGGTTATAGATGAAGGACCATATCACGCCGGTGACGACCTCCGAGAGGACGTAAGGCAGGAAGAATATCATTCGGAAGGCTGCCCTACCTGGCACCCCACCCCGGAGCAGCAGCGCCAGCGCCAGCGCCAAGGGCAGCTGGATACATATCGATAGCGCGACTATGATCAGGTTATGCCCCAAGGCAGATATGAATACCCTGTCCCGCAGGATAAGCTCATAGTTGCCCAGCCCCACGAAGTGTTGCAAAGGGCCCAGGCCGTTCCACCTGTACAGGCTATAGAACACCGCCTGGGCCATGGGCAAAAGAACCAGCCAGATGTATATAACGGCCGGTGGCACCAGAAAACCCAGCACTACTAACAGCTTGCTCCACCGAATACTCCTAGCACGCACACCGTAGGCCACAGCGGACTTGGTAGCTCCTGAGCTCATGTAATCTCCTCCCAAAAGGGCGCCCGGGAGTTCCCGGGCGCCTATCTTAAGATCTAACCCAGCTCCGTGGCAGCGACCTGCTCTATGGCCTTGGCCACGTCCTCCGGAGAGGCTGTGCCAGCGAACAACCGCTGCGTGTTATCGTTAACCGCCGCTCCGGTAGCTGGCGGCAGGAACTGATCGTAGTACAGCTGGTAGTAGGTAGCCTTGCTCAGGGCCTGCTGGATCTTCCTCAGAGCCGGCTGCTTGACAGACGATGCCGCCGCTTTGACCGTGGGAAGCGAGGCCAGACCGGTAGCACCCATCTGCTTCTGCAGCTCAGGCCTGGTCAGGAAACGAACGAAATCGATCGTCTCCGGAGGAGCATCCTTGCCAATAGCGAAGCCATCGGCCCCTCCCAGCGCATCGGTGGGTTTGCCAGCGCCTCCCTTGACCTCCGGGAACGGGAACCAATCCAGCTTCTTCTCGAACTCCTCCGGCTTCTTCGCCAGCCCTGAGTCGACTATCAAAGCCCACTGCCCCATCAGCTCCATTGCGGCCTTTTCGTTGGCCATCAACGCCTGATGGTCGCTGTAGCTAGCACCCAGGAAGCCCGTCTGGAACGGCTTGAGGTCGACCAGCTGCTTGAGCAACTTGCCCGCCTCAACGAACGGCTCATCGGCAAACGACCCCTGGCGGTTATATGCCTTCTCGAACGCTTCCTTACCACCCACGCGCAGTGCCAGGTACTCCCACCAGAAGGCACCAGTCCAGCTATCCTTCTCGCCCAAAGCTATCGGCGTAAT from Thermobaculum terrenum ATCC BAA-798 includes:
- a CDS encoding helicase-related protein, whose translation is MEPYQLYDPTRNRQMTGREARDKLYDFLRRGLMGPAPYGAPLDINQPISFQSWEEAAGPWVQQGTGEEILWRDPPLVRYSVGVLFPRDMPRDEVEQELEEAAEEWATSEATPPQSRNHDSSSRGDMDQVSSDPLEEDEEGDISLSRYRQPSSMGISLLARLRRGSRLVVTVTGGQYSFLEAQVMGQQRAMYLRRPVTLLAEAGPEDIAQRGIHKLVPAASETHGLELEVLVTSRPMRDDQYLLTVSLVNNTPYDHPGSDEYRRYKSERCLFQSSLEVEVRGDGDSGILPYPSRELQSMVDDEEESIRLLYRKHQIFGVGHGCAADWELDPSGERARKVMAECMPKVEVPSVTPDIRLEDGSLLEIPMAPLAGLVPGDDGLRSLERMLDLYARWIADRKREIETLEDTYQEAAYRHMEECERCLARMREGLRYLQENTMARRAFQLANRAMLLQQITSRRPTRAATITEDNRLQFRGEYVPPDPASPGRGIGRWRPFQAAFILMNLRSIAEGNHPDRETVELIWFPTGGGKTEAYLGLTAFSLFLRRLRDPEDCGVHVIMRYTLRLLTTQQFQRASSLILAMEKIRRENPAELGQEPFSIGIWLGQSTTPNTRKDAVSSLGQLQRSDKSTENPFLLQKCPWCGAQMGPIDRGNSSRRRGNNTRRVLGYERIGNTVAFCCPDKSCEFSDRLPIYVIDEDIYEFRPSLVIGTVDKFAMLAWRPEARTLFGLDDQGQRILSPPGLIIQDELHLISGPLGSMVGLFEAVIEDLCTDRRGAQPIKPKIISSTATVRRHKEQIKALYNRDRVTLFPSPGLEVNESFFSSIDRMDDGSLAPGRMYVGVFSPGTRSLVTTSVRTFGSLLQASYELPEDKRDPWWTLMIFYNSLRELGTGLSLFDYRIGEYMRAMNRRRGRENSTRFIYRNRVIELTSRIRNDQVPQALEELARRYSPADERSDGVRALDACLASNIIEVGIDVERLSLMAVVCQPKATAQYIQVTGRVGRRWRDQPGLVVILYNQARPRDRSHFEHFRAYHERLYAQIEPMTLTPFSQPAMERSLHAALVAYVRQYSRIDQPPSPVPEDLIASFRSLVRERVRSVDPDELPALEKILEMRLRQWRAWEPEHWEVKKDDLGLMYRAGEYIDPEIASISWEVQQSMRSVDAECRLKITYSYIKD
- the drmB gene encoding DUF1998 domain-containing protein codes for the protein MNEAPIRRRQLITTSGVGGMITAPDGTSLLIAGLDHWYESRDGELKEDEFVVREWRLERLLGVSHFRLPPDFRKGGGDNLYISIPALRFPRWHRCILCNKLVKRKLTDSSRDRDHKCPKNNYGPCRLYQVPMVAVCPKGHMEDFPFVEWVHRTLHPTCQGPLKMYATGTGFSLGSIEISCEGCGKKRTLYGLVGSDVTRRSISILGSKQDIQDTSDMDVEPGKGYTCRGHKPWLGDGVPTSGCGEDMSLSMRTSTNVYFPNTIASLFIPKDTDTDHLRRLLESPSYIRTIETLLRANLRPSAQLLRRHHRPDPLEPYTDEDIDAVLEQIIQEMNTGQPDTKPEPSGEASLLQSEYQVLSSAKSRKNPSAKAQELITEKMDLDAYDAKVAEYLESVVLVKKLRVTRVFVGFSRYESLEIEFDPSMLWRNPPDPENRWLPADVSYGEGIFLALNSGRLQQWESAETVGQRVERIKANLRRFRGMSFLKRHAHPRHVLLHTLAHLLMRRLAFESGYSLTSLHERIYSEGDMAGILIYTSEGDVKGTLGGLVRMGLPQKLEGIFLRALEEATWCSSDPVCMESVGGDVLGLPSFNLAACHACALLPETSCQEMNHLLDRALVVGTPEDQDIGFFKDLVKTAIGIT
- a CDS encoding ROK family transcriptional regulator, whose product is MPTGKHTGDQALVRELNLSIVLNVLREHSPLSRASLAAITGLNRATVSSLINELTRAGLVWEVGIEATDDVGRPGRLLELDPHAGRIIGMEVGVDFIALAIADFSSQIIWKRWVELTDGKSPEEVLGLAADLIQEGVELTDKEYGQVLGLGVGVPGLVDVPRGHLLFAPNLGWRDVPVRSMFEERFPFTVYVENEANMAALGESYFGVARGYNCVLYISAGVGVGGGIVLGGQIMRGAMGFSGEVGHMTMVEDGPICGCGNRGCWETLASESALVRRMLEALRRAGETPSWARDDHLTVPTVLEAARAGDRLARGVLNEVARDVGLGIANLVNVLNPEIVVLGGMLSMGGDLMLPTIRETLEHRGLRWLVQPLRLELAALGRESCVLGGIATVYDRVLSQPVEAIPKVAQGRRRTSIP
- a CDS encoding carbohydrate ABC transporter permease, with protein sequence MASVSYSPPASRQALKFIRFGLCLFVALLVLVPLVTAALGGLKTNAELFANPFGLPSTPQWSNYRSVLSEPTFWQELRNSTIVMLLTAIGVLVLSSMPAFVFSRLQFPGRELLFGFFTLGLLFPIAVAILPLYITLRQFHLIDTLWAVVLPQVAFGLPSNIVILRGFFAAVPKELEEAAFIDGVGYVGFFLRILLPLVRPALAAVFVLTLVASWNNFFLPLLVLNSQQNYTLPLGIMQFQGQHSTDWAMVLAFVTLSLVPTIIFYLFAERHIVSGLTAGAVKG
- a CDS encoding carbohydrate ABC transporter permease; translation: MSSGATKSAVAYGVRARSIRWSKLLVVLGFLVPPAVIYIWLVLLPMAQAVFYSLYRWNGLGPLQHFVGLGNYELILRDRVFISALGHNLIIVALSICIQLPLALALALLLRGGVPGRAAFRMIFFLPYVLSEVVTGVIWSFIYNPQNGLMNALLGAVIPGFKPIGWLGDPGIVLYALFVVITWKYFGLHFILYTAGLQDIPSELEEAAEIDGASTWRKLRYVTIPLLGRTIRLSVFLSVLGSLQIFDLIWVMTTGGPVNASETMATYLYKFGFQRFAIGYGSAVAVVLFVICLAFAIFYQRQIMSRDYS